In Drosophila biarmipes strain raj3 unplaced genomic scaffold, RU_DBia_V1.1 ptg000009l, whole genome shotgun sequence, the following proteins share a genomic window:
- the LOC108024076 gene encoding TBC1 domain family member 20 isoform X2: protein MSVVRDQRPLRFEKGELKKRKEIEEFIEKSIDQHLSLEVLVKLSVTPHGLVDDHLRRILWPQLAGVDVNSLEQAPTLDELQSHPEYNQVVLDVNRSLKRFPPGIPYEQRIALQDQLTVLILRVIHKYPNLRYYQGYHDVAVTFLLVVGEQIAYAIMEHLSQTHFSECMQETMEATQRRLMFIWPVIKFENPELYKFLQRSTVGTLFALPWYLTWFGHSLNSYKAVVRLYDYFLASPIYTPIFVTAAILLYRSDEILKEDCDMASVHCLLSTLPDHLPFEELLKTSNKLMKKYSLTVVEQDVENIIYQEKKQRQAEENMVIERRQKISGPVTANKISTISEWFPNMFTSKSVILTTAVSIIVGVCAYYYKNQYLAAGIS, encoded by the exons ATGAGTGTTGTTCGTGATCAGCGTCCCCTTAGATTTGAGAAAG GTGAACTCAAAAAACGTAAGGAGATAGaagaatttattgaaaaaagcATCGACCAACATCTTTCGTTGGAAGTGCTTGTGAAGTTGTCTGTTACGCCTCACGGATTGGTTGACGACCATTTGCGCAGAATTTTGTGGCCGCAGTTAGCGGGTGTCGACGTAAACAGCTTAGAACAAGCTCCAACTCTTGACGAGTTGCAGTCCCACCCTGAATATAATCAGGTTGTGTTGGATGTAAATCGCTCTTTAAAGAGATTTCCACCTGGTATTCCGTATGAGCAACGTATTGCACTGCAAGACCAACTTACTGTTCTTATTTTACGTGTAATCCATAAGTATCCTAATTTGCGGTATTATCAAGGCTATCATGATGTCGCTGTCACATTTCTGTTAGTGGTTGGTGAACAAATAGCTTATGCTATAATGGAACACCTCTCCCAAACGCATTTCTCAGAATGTATGCAGGAGACCATGGAAGCAACCCAGAGACGACTTATGTTTATTTGGCCCGTCATAAAGTTTGAAAATCCAGAACTTTATAAGTTTCTGCAAAGGTCAACGGTCGGAACTTTATTCGCGTTGCCATGGTATTTGACTTGGTTTGGTCACAGTTTAAATTCCTACAAAGCTGTAGTCCGTTTATATGACTATTTTTTAGCATCGCCTATTTATACACCTATATTTGTAACAGCTGCCATTCTACTGTATCGGTCTGATGAAATACTGAAAGAAGACTGTGATATGGCATCAGTACATTGTCTCTTATCAACG CTACCCGATCATTTACCATTTGAAGAGCTTTTAAAAACTTCTAACAAACTTATGAAAAAGTATAGCTTAACAGTAGTAGAGCAAGATGTTGAAAATATCATTTACCAAGA AAAAAAACAACGGCAAGCTGAGGAAAATATGGTTATAGAACGACGGCAAAAGATATCTGGACCAGTCactgcaaataaaatttctaccATCAGCGAATGGTTTCCAAATATGTTTACTTCGAAGTCAGTGATATTGACAACTGCGGTTTCTATTATAGTTGGTGTATGTGCATATTATTACAAGAATCAGTACTTGGCTGCAGGAATAAGCTGA
- the LOC108024076 gene encoding uncharacterized protein LOC108024076 isoform X3, protein MSVVRDQRPLRFEKAAILLYRSDEILKEDCDMASVHCLLSTLPDHLPFEELLKTSNKLMKKYSLTVVEQDVENIIYQEKKQRQAEENMVIERRQKISGPVTANKISTISEWFPNMFTSKSVILTTAVSIIVGVCAYYYKNQYLAAGIS, encoded by the exons ATGAGTGTTGTTCGTGATCAGCGTCCCCTTAGATTTGAGAAAG CTGCCATTCTACTGTATCGGTCTGATGAAATACTGAAAGAAGACTGTGATATGGCATCAGTACATTGTCTCTTATCAACG CTACCCGATCATTTACCATTTGAAGAGCTTTTAAAAACTTCTAACAAACTTATGAAAAAGTATAGCTTAACAGTAGTAGAGCAAGATGTTGAAAATATCATTTACCAAGA AAAAAAACAACGGCAAGCTGAGGAAAATATGGTTATAGAACGACGGCAAAAGATATCTGGACCAGTCactgcaaataaaatttctaccATCAGCGAATGGTTTCCAAATATGTTTACTTCGAAGTCAGTGATATTGACAACTGCGGTTTCTATTATAGTTGGTGTATGTGCATATTATTACAAGAATCAGTACTTGGCTGCAGGAATAAGCTGA
- the LOC108024076 gene encoding TBC1 domain family member 20 isoform X1, with amino-acid sequence MSVVRDQRPLRFEKAPESKGELKKRKEIEEFIEKSIDQHLSLEVLVKLSVTPHGLVDDHLRRILWPQLAGVDVNSLEQAPTLDELQSHPEYNQVVLDVNRSLKRFPPGIPYEQRIALQDQLTVLILRVIHKYPNLRYYQGYHDVAVTFLLVVGEQIAYAIMEHLSQTHFSECMQETMEATQRRLMFIWPVIKFENPELYKFLQRSTVGTLFALPWYLTWFGHSLNSYKAVVRLYDYFLASPIYTPIFVTAAILLYRSDEILKEDCDMASVHCLLSTLPDHLPFEELLKTSNKLMKKYSLTVVEQDVENIIYQEKKQRQAEENMVIERRQKISGPVTANKISTISEWFPNMFTSKSVILTTAVSIIVGVCAYYYKNQYLAAGIS; translated from the exons ATGAGTGTTGTTCGTGATCAGCGTCCCCTTAGATTTGAGAAAG CTCCCGAAAGTAAAGGTGAACTCAAAAAACGTAAGGAGATAGaagaatttattgaaaaaagcATCGACCAACATCTTTCGTTGGAAGTGCTTGTGAAGTTGTCTGTTACGCCTCACGGATTGGTTGACGACCATTTGCGCAGAATTTTGTGGCCGCAGTTAGCGGGTGTCGACGTAAACAGCTTAGAACAAGCTCCAACTCTTGACGAGTTGCAGTCCCACCCTGAATATAATCAGGTTGTGTTGGATGTAAATCGCTCTTTAAAGAGATTTCCACCTGGTATTCCGTATGAGCAACGTATTGCACTGCAAGACCAACTTACTGTTCTTATTTTACGTGTAATCCATAAGTATCCTAATTTGCGGTATTATCAAGGCTATCATGATGTCGCTGTCACATTTCTGTTAGTGGTTGGTGAACAAATAGCTTATGCTATAATGGAACACCTCTCCCAAACGCATTTCTCAGAATGTATGCAGGAGACCATGGAAGCAACCCAGAGACGACTTATGTTTATTTGGCCCGTCATAAAGTTTGAAAATCCAGAACTTTATAAGTTTCTGCAAAGGTCAACGGTCGGAACTTTATTCGCGTTGCCATGGTATTTGACTTGGTTTGGTCACAGTTTAAATTCCTACAAAGCTGTAGTCCGTTTATATGACTATTTTTTAGCATCGCCTATTTATACACCTATATTTGTAACAGCTGCCATTCTACTGTATCGGTCTGATGAAATACTGAAAGAAGACTGTGATATGGCATCAGTACATTGTCTCTTATCAACG CTACCCGATCATTTACCATTTGAAGAGCTTTTAAAAACTTCTAACAAACTTATGAAAAAGTATAGCTTAACAGTAGTAGAGCAAGATGTTGAAAATATCATTTACCAAGA AAAAAAACAACGGCAAGCTGAGGAAAATATGGTTATAGAACGACGGCAAAAGATATCTGGACCAGTCactgcaaataaaatttctaccATCAGCGAATGGTTTCCAAATATGTTTACTTCGAAGTCAGTGATATTGACAACTGCGGTTTCTATTATAGTTGGTGTATGTGCATATTATTACAAGAATCAGTACTTGGCTGCAGGAATAAGCTGA